In Ruania zhangjianzhongii, the following proteins share a genomic window:
- the selA gene encoding L-seryl-tRNA(Sec) selenium transferase, translated as MTDPTSEHDPRRRIPRTDHLLALPEATAAAERLGTGAVRTLVRQQQDRARAGDLAPEDVPAALVAALTTRRSTSLTPVLNATGVVVHTNLGRAPLSPAAVEALVTAAGYVDVELDLATGTRSKRGLGARAALLAACPAAEDALVVNNGAAALVLATTALAAGREVVISRGELIEIGAGFRLPDLITSTGARLREVGTTNRTHLLDYARAVGPETGSLLKVHPSNFRVHGFTAEVSLAELRTLADEQGVPLVADLGSGLLTPEPVLPDEPDATTALEAGADLVIASGDKLLGGPQAGLLLGRAEVIATLARHPLARAVRADKLALAALEATLIAGPAPAGEYVRADPEALRDRTERLAAAVDGGAQVAVVPHPGRVGGGGAPGRELPGWALRLPEVTARRLRLGEPAVLARVHDGGCLVDLRCVPPAEDGVLAGAVRRALTGAGAEPSRLEPA; from the coding sequence GTGACCGATCCGACCAGCGAGCACGACCCACGCCGCCGGATCCCGCGCACCGACCACCTGCTCGCCCTGCCCGAAGCCACGGCGGCAGCCGAACGTCTGGGTACCGGCGCTGTGCGGACCCTGGTCCGGCAGCAGCAGGACCGAGCCCGGGCCGGTGACCTCGCGCCCGAGGATGTCCCGGCGGCTCTGGTCGCGGCCTTGACCACCCGGCGCAGCACCTCCCTCACCCCGGTGCTGAACGCCACCGGCGTGGTGGTGCACACCAACCTCGGCCGGGCGCCGCTCTCCCCTGCAGCCGTCGAGGCCCTGGTCACGGCCGCCGGCTACGTGGACGTGGAGCTGGACCTGGCCACCGGCACCCGCAGCAAGCGCGGACTGGGTGCCCGGGCGGCGCTGCTGGCCGCCTGCCCGGCCGCCGAGGACGCGCTGGTGGTGAACAACGGCGCCGCAGCCTTGGTGCTGGCCACCACGGCGCTCGCCGCCGGCCGCGAGGTGGTAATCAGCCGGGGTGAGCTGATCGAGATCGGCGCCGGGTTCCGGCTGCCGGACCTGATCACCTCGACCGGCGCCCGGCTGCGTGAAGTCGGCACGACCAACCGCACGCACCTGCTCGACTACGCCCGCGCCGTCGGCCCGGAGACCGGCAGCCTGCTCAAGGTGCACCCGAGTAACTTCCGGGTGCACGGCTTCACCGCGGAGGTCTCCCTGGCCGAGCTGCGCACCCTGGCCGACGAGCAAGGCGTGCCGCTGGTGGCGGATCTGGGCAGCGGACTGCTCACCCCCGAGCCGGTGCTGCCGGACGAGCCGGACGCCACCACTGCTCTCGAAGCGGGCGCGGACCTGGTGATCGCCAGCGGGGACAAGCTGCTTGGCGGACCGCAGGCCGGGCTGCTGCTCGGCCGGGCGGAGGTGATCGCGACCCTGGCTCGGCACCCGTTGGCCCGGGCCGTGCGCGCGGACAAGCTCGCCCTGGCGGCGCTGGAGGCCACGCTGATCGCTGGCCCGGCGCCAGCAGGCGAATACGTGCGTGCCGATCCGGAGGCCCTGCGGGATCGGACCGAGCGCCTCGCGGCCGCCGTCGACGGCGGAGCTCAGGTGGCGGTGGTGCCGCACCCTGGTCGGGTCGGTGGGGGCGGCGCCCCGGGTCGGGAGCTACCGGGCTGGGCACTGCGGCTCCCGGAGGTCACGGCCCGCCGCCTGCGGCTTGGGGAGCCTGCCGTGCTCGCGCGGGTGCACGACGGCGGATGCCTGGTGGACCTGCGCTGTGTGCCGCCGGCCGAGGACGGCGTACTTGCCGGTGCGGTGCGGCGAGCGCTGACGGGTGCAGGAGCCGAGCCGAGTCGGTTGGAACCCGCGTAG
- the selD gene encoding selenide, water dikinase SelD — MERLTSFARGGGCACKIPPGELEDAVGALTGQVGGADARVLVGLDDGDDAAAVLVREDLAVLSTADFFTPVVDDAYDWGRIAAANALSDIYAMGGTPVMAINLVGWPRERLPMELMTEVLRGGLDIATEASCPVIGGHSIDDPEPKYGMAVTGIADPARLLRIDAAAPGQPLTLTKPIGVGILNNRHKATGEVFAEATASMTRLNRDAGRSAVENGLKAATDVTGFGLLGHLHKLCRASGVGAVIDRAAVPVFQAALDALADGYVPGGSRRNLDWVRPHLTTGPGITDDDLVLLADAQTSGGLLVAGELPGHPVIGHTVAGSGITVR; from the coding sequence ATGGAGAGACTGACGTCCTTCGCCCGCGGCGGCGGGTGCGCGTGCAAGATCCCGCCCGGTGAGCTTGAGGACGCGGTCGGCGCGCTGACCGGGCAGGTCGGCGGCGCGGATGCGCGCGTGCTGGTCGGCCTGGACGACGGCGACGACGCCGCCGCCGTGCTGGTCCGCGAGGATCTCGCCGTGCTGTCCACTGCGGACTTCTTCACCCCGGTGGTGGACGACGCCTACGACTGGGGCCGGATCGCCGCAGCGAACGCCCTCTCCGACATCTATGCCATGGGCGGCACCCCGGTGATGGCGATCAACCTGGTCGGCTGGCCCCGGGAGCGGCTGCCGATGGAGCTGATGACCGAGGTGCTCCGCGGCGGGCTGGACATCGCCACCGAAGCGAGCTGCCCGGTGATCGGTGGGCACTCCATCGACGACCCGGAGCCGAAGTACGGCATGGCCGTCACCGGCATCGCCGACCCGGCCCGGCTGCTTCGCATCGACGCCGCCGCCCCCGGTCAGCCACTCACGCTGACCAAGCCGATCGGCGTCGGCATCCTGAACAACCGCCATAAGGCGACCGGGGAGGTCTTCGCCGAGGCGACCGCCTCGATGACTCGGCTGAACCGCGATGCCGGTCGCTCCGCCGTCGAGAACGGCCTGAAAGCCGCTACCGACGTGACCGGTTTCGGCCTGCTCGGCCACCTGCACAAGCTCTGCCGCGCCTCCGGTGTGGGGGCGGTGATCGACCGGGCCGCTGTGCCGGTGTTCCAGGCCGCACTGGACGCGCTCGCCGACGGGTATGTGCCCGGCGGCAGCCGACGCAACCTGGACTGGGTGAGACCGCACCTGACCACCGGGCCGGGGATCACCGACGATGACCTGGTGCTGCTCGCGGACGCGCAGACCTCCGGCGGGTTGCTGGTTGCCGGCGAGCTGCCCGGGCACCCGGTGATCGGGCACACCGTGGCCGGGTCGGGGATCACCGTCCGCTAA
- the nrfD gene encoding NrfD/PsrC family molybdoenzyme membrane anchor subunit produces MSTSSYDSYRPPEPDRRRKGKRRRRAGGPRGGDGSREMPVVPDAEFGSYYGRPVVKAPPWETDVAAYLFLGGLAGGSALLAAGAELTGQDQLRRSSRFAAIGAAGLGAVALVRDLGRPERFLNMLRTLKLTSPMSVGSWILAGFSGCAGLAAADEVDRTTGGRLPLGRLRPLLRGAGTAGGLGAGLLAPPLAAYTAVLLSDTAVPTWNEAREELPFVFVGSASLAAGGLAMITTSSAQAGPARVLAVVGVASELAASEVMERRMDETVAETLHQGRAGTMLQVSKALAAAGGLGTLLAGRWRAAGVISGVALLASSALTRLGFFEAGLRSAEDPKYTVEPQKRRLAERRAAGTTDDSITTGP; encoded by the coding sequence GTGAGCACCTCCTCCTACGACAGCTACCGCCCACCCGAGCCGGACCGGCGGCGAAAAGGCAAGCGCCGCCGTCGTGCTGGAGGGCCGCGTGGCGGGGACGGTTCCCGAGAGATGCCGGTGGTGCCGGACGCCGAGTTCGGCTCCTACTACGGCCGCCCGGTGGTCAAGGCACCGCCGTGGGAGACGGATGTGGCCGCCTACCTGTTCCTCGGCGGGCTCGCCGGCGGTTCTGCGCTGCTCGCTGCCGGGGCCGAGCTCACCGGGCAGGACCAGCTGCGCCGCAGCAGCCGGTTCGCCGCGATCGGTGCCGCCGGACTGGGTGCCGTGGCGCTGGTGCGCGATCTAGGCCGGCCGGAACGGTTCCTGAACATGCTGCGGACTCTCAAGCTCACCTCACCGATGAGCGTGGGTTCGTGGATCCTCGCCGGGTTCAGCGGCTGCGCCGGCCTCGCCGCTGCCGACGAGGTGGACCGCACCACCGGTGGGCGCCTCCCGCTGGGCCGGCTGCGCCCTCTGCTCCGCGGGGCAGGAACAGCGGGCGGGCTCGGCGCCGGGCTGCTCGCTCCCCCGCTCGCGGCCTACACCGCGGTGCTGCTCTCCGACACGGCGGTGCCCACCTGGAACGAGGCCCGGGAGGAGCTGCCGTTCGTGTTCGTCGGCTCGGCGAGCCTGGCAGCGGGCGGGTTGGCGATGATCACCACCTCGAGCGCGCAGGCGGGGCCGGCGCGGGTGCTCGCCGTCGTCGGCGTAGCGAGCGAGCTGGCGGCGTCGGAGGTAATGGAGCGGCGGATGGACGAGACCGTCGCGGAGACGCTGCACCAGGGCCGGGCAGGCACGATGCTGCAGGTGAGCAAGGCGCTGGCGGCTGCCGGTGGGCTGGGCACCCTGCTCGCCGGGCGGTGGCGGGCGGCTGGAGTGATCTCCGGGGTGGCCCTGCTGGCGTCCTCCGCGCTCACCCGGCTCGGGTTCTTCGAGGCGGGGCTGCGCTCGGCCGAGGACCCCAAGTACACCGTGGAACCGCAGAAGCGCCGGCTCGCCGAGCGCCGCGCAGCCGGGACCACCGACGACTCGATCACCACCGGCCCTTGA
- a CDS encoding 4Fe-4S dicluster domain-containing protein, whose amino-acid sequence MGQLFGPSDPATDARWPQTSTRKGFFTDTSICIGCKACEVACKEWNHVPSDPDPQLLGSSYDNTGGLGANTWRHVAFVEQDADRISAARRSGQALVDLGMPSVGPPAARVGSPGSPGSPGSPGSPGNAGGRDLHDAATLGPPVSSGVPGDSPTDTAPPDTPEFRWLMSSDVCKHCTHAGCLDVCPTGALFRTEFGTVVVQDDVCNGCGTCVAACPFGVIERRSDGTAGPGEQRPQQESLRETGIAQKCTLCYDRLTDGQTPACAQTCPTESIKFGDHEDMVATARERVAQLHEQGMTEARLYGANELDGVGGTGSVFLLLDEPETYGLPPDPRVPTADLPQMFARAGLAAAGMLAAAAVAFAGRRR is encoded by the coding sequence ATGGGCCAGCTGTTCGGACCCAGCGACCCGGCGACGGATGCCCGATGGCCGCAGACCAGTACGCGCAAAGGTTTCTTCACCGACACCTCGATCTGCATCGGCTGCAAGGCGTGTGAGGTGGCCTGCAAGGAGTGGAACCACGTCCCGAGCGATCCGGATCCGCAGCTGCTCGGCTCCTCCTACGACAACACCGGCGGGCTGGGAGCGAACACCTGGCGGCATGTGGCGTTCGTGGAGCAGGACGCCGACCGGATCAGCGCGGCACGGCGCAGTGGGCAGGCGCTGGTGGACTTGGGCATGCCGAGTGTGGGTCCGCCGGCGGCGCGCGTCGGCAGCCCAGGAAGCCCGGGCAGCCCGGGCAGTCCAGGCAGCCCAGGCAACGCGGGCGGCCGCGACCTGCACGACGCCGCCACACTCGGCCCGCCGGTCTCCTCCGGCGTGCCCGGGGACAGCCCCACCGACACCGCTCCCCCGGACACCCCGGAGTTCCGTTGGCTGATGTCCTCGGATGTGTGCAAGCACTGCACCCACGCCGGCTGCTTGGACGTGTGCCCGACCGGGGCGCTGTTCCGCACCGAGTTCGGCACCGTGGTGGTCCAGGACGATGTCTGCAACGGCTGCGGCACCTGCGTGGCCGCCTGCCCGTTCGGGGTGATCGAGCGCCGCTCAGACGGCACCGCCGGCCCCGGTGAGCAGCGCCCGCAGCAGGAGAGCCTGCGCGAGACCGGCATCGCGCAGAAGTGCACGCTCTGCTACGACCGGCTCACCGACGGCCAGACGCCCGCCTGCGCGCAGACCTGCCCGACCGAGTCGATCAAGTTCGGTGACCACGAGGACATGGTCGCCACCGCCCGGGAACGGGTCGCCCAGCTGCACGAGCAGGGGATGACCGAGGCGCGGCTGTACGGCGCGAACGAGCTCGACGGCGTGGGTGGCACCGGCTCGGTGTTCCTGCTGCTGGACGAGCCGGAAACCTACGGTCTCCCGCCGGACCCGCGGGTGCCGACAGCGGACCTGCCGCAGATGTTCGCCCGCGCGGGGCTGGCCGCCGCCGGGATGCTCGCCGCCGCGGCGGTGGCCTTCGCCGGGAGGCGCCGGTGA
- the fdh gene encoding formate dehydrogenase: MARWSPLEWPVVRQLRSGDLLGRGPAVTSAKTRATVPRTATADRSVQSVCPYCAVGCGQRVFVSGEKVIGIEGDPDSPISRGRLCPKGAASEQLINAPGRQTQVLYRPPRGRQWQRLDPETAMEMIADRFVESRRRTWQDTDDQGRALRRTMGIASLGGATLDNEENYLIKKLFTAAGAIQIENQARIUHSSTVPGLGTSYGRGGATQYLQDLANSDCIVIQGSNMAECHPVGFQWVTEAQARGAKVIHVDPRFTRTTAVADRHLPIRAGSDVVLLGALINYVLSRELHFHDYVVAYTNAATLISEDFEDTEDTGGLFSGFDPETGQYDPTTWAYAEAEGGADTPDRHHEHGEDAAARAAGDTHGSGGPPLETAEVDRDETLQHPRTVFQILKRHYSRYTPEMVQQTCGISAEDFEYLARAVTENSGRERTTAFVYAVGWTQHTLGAQFIRAAAILQLLLGNVGRPGGGIMALRGHASIQGSTDIPTLFNLLPGYLPMPTVDQHEDLQTYLASIASKQQKGFWANADAYTISLLKSWWGDAATADNDWAFDYLPKLTGPHGTYQTVLSMLEDEVEGYFLLGQNPAVGSANGRMQRMGMAHLKWLVVRDLQMIESATFWKDGPEIATGELRTEDIETEVFFLPAAGHVEKAGSFTQTQRLLQWRHQAVAPPGEAMSELQFFFELGKRIRARLAGSTDERDRPLLDLTWDYPELEDGEPDPESVLAEINGSFVTGDDAGQPLSSYTELRPDGTTAAGCWIYTGVYAAGVNQAARRKPGSEQDQTALEWGWAWPANRRILYNRASADPQGKPWSERKKHVWWDAENGTWTGLDVPDFVADRAPDARPGPEAGGPDALAGDDPFVMQADGKGWLYVPRGLVDGPLPTHYEPQESPVANPLYPQQASPARLVYPHPDNLSAPSAGTDGSEMYPYVFTTYRLTEHHTAGGMSRWLPYLSELQPEMFCEVSPELAAERGLSNYGWATIVSARAAIEARVLVTERVRPLNLGERTVHQIGLPYHWGVGSDAGVTGDAANDLLGVTLDPNVLIQESKAGSCDIRPGRRPRGPALLDLVARYQRHAGITEETGNAHLTAPKQETIEPPPSEDDPTKEG; encoded by the coding sequence ATGGCACGATGGAGTCCGCTGGAGTGGCCGGTGGTCCGGCAGTTGCGCTCCGGAGACCTGCTCGGGCGCGGCCCGGCGGTCACCTCCGCCAAGACCCGGGCGACGGTGCCACGTACGGCCACCGCGGACCGGTCGGTGCAGAGCGTGTGCCCCTACTGCGCAGTCGGCTGCGGGCAGCGAGTGTTCGTCTCCGGCGAAAAGGTCATCGGGATCGAGGGCGACCCGGACTCCCCCATCTCCCGCGGGCGGCTGTGCCCGAAGGGTGCTGCCAGCGAGCAGCTGATCAACGCCCCCGGCCGGCAGACCCAGGTGCTCTACCGCCCGCCGCGTGGGCGCCAGTGGCAGCGGCTGGACCCGGAGACCGCGATGGAGATGATCGCCGACCGGTTCGTGGAATCGCGCCGGCGCACCTGGCAGGACACCGATGACCAGGGCCGGGCGCTGCGCCGCACGATGGGGATCGCCTCCCTCGGCGGTGCCACGCTGGACAACGAAGAGAACTACCTGATCAAGAAGCTGTTCACCGCAGCCGGGGCGATCCAGATCGAGAACCAGGCGCGGATTTGACACTCCTCCACGGTTCCCGGTCTGGGAACCTCGTACGGGCGCGGGGGCGCCACCCAATACCTGCAGGACCTCGCCAACTCTGACTGCATCGTGATCCAGGGTTCGAACATGGCCGAGTGCCACCCGGTGGGCTTCCAGTGGGTGACCGAAGCCCAGGCGCGGGGTGCCAAGGTCATTCACGTCGACCCGCGGTTCACCCGCACCACTGCGGTGGCGGACCGGCACCTGCCGATCCGGGCCGGCTCGGATGTGGTGCTGCTCGGTGCGCTGATCAACTACGTGCTCAGCCGCGAGCTGCACTTCCACGACTATGTGGTGGCCTACACCAACGCCGCCACGCTGATCAGCGAGGACTTCGAGGACACCGAGGACACCGGCGGGCTGTTCTCCGGCTTCGACCCGGAGACCGGTCAGTACGACCCGACCACCTGGGCCTACGCCGAGGCCGAGGGCGGCGCCGATACCCCGGACCGGCACCACGAACACGGCGAGGATGCCGCCGCACGCGCCGCCGGGGACACCCACGGCAGCGGCGGACCCCCGCTGGAGACCGCCGAGGTGGACCGGGACGAGACGCTGCAGCACCCCCGGACCGTGTTCCAGATCCTCAAGCGGCACTACTCCCGGTATACCCCGGAGATGGTGCAGCAGACCTGCGGCATCTCCGCCGAGGACTTCGAGTACCTGGCCCGGGCGGTGACCGAGAACTCCGGGCGAGAGCGGACCACCGCGTTCGTCTACGCCGTCGGCTGGACCCAGCACACCCTCGGTGCCCAGTTCATCCGCGCCGCCGCGATCCTGCAGCTGCTGCTGGGCAACGTGGGTCGCCCGGGTGGCGGGATCATGGCGCTGCGCGGGCACGCGAGCATCCAGGGGTCCACCGACATCCCCACCCTGTTCAACCTGCTCCCCGGCTACCTGCCGATGCCGACCGTCGATCAGCACGAGGACCTGCAGACCTACCTGGCGTCGATCGCGTCCAAGCAGCAGAAGGGCTTCTGGGCGAACGCGGACGCGTACACGATCAGCCTGCTGAAGTCGTGGTGGGGTGATGCGGCCACCGCGGACAACGACTGGGCGTTCGACTACCTGCCCAAGCTCACCGGCCCGCACGGCACCTACCAGACCGTGCTGTCCATGCTTGAGGACGAGGTGGAGGGCTACTTCCTGCTCGGGCAGAACCCGGCGGTCGGCTCGGCCAACGGGCGGATGCAGCGGATGGGCATGGCGCACCTGAAGTGGCTGGTGGTCCGCGACCTGCAGATGATCGAGTCCGCCACGTTCTGGAAGGACGGGCCGGAGATCGCGACCGGGGAACTGCGGACTGAGGACATCGAGACCGAGGTGTTCTTCCTGCCCGCGGCCGGGCACGTGGAGAAGGCCGGATCCTTCACCCAGACCCAGCGGCTGCTGCAGTGGCGACACCAGGCGGTGGCTCCGCCCGGTGAGGCGATGAGCGAACTGCAGTTCTTCTTCGAGCTGGGCAAACGGATCCGCGCCCGGCTGGCTGGCTCCACCGACGAACGAGACCGCCCGCTGCTCGACCTGACCTGGGACTACCCGGAACTGGAGGACGGTGAACCGGATCCGGAGTCGGTGCTCGCCGAGATCAACGGGTCCTTCGTCACCGGCGACGACGCCGGGCAGCCGCTGTCCTCCTACACCGAGCTCCGCCCGGACGGCACCACGGCTGCCGGCTGCTGGATCTACACCGGCGTCTATGCCGCCGGGGTGAACCAGGCGGCCCGCCGCAAACCGGGCTCCGAGCAGGACCAGACCGCGCTGGAATGGGGCTGGGCCTGGCCGGCGAACCGGCGGATCCTGTACAACCGCGCCTCGGCCGATCCGCAGGGCAAGCCGTGGAGCGAGCGGAAGAAGCACGTCTGGTGGGATGCCGAGAACGGCACCTGGACCGGTCTGGACGTGCCGGACTTCGTGGCGGACCGGGCTCCTGATGCCCGGCCCGGCCCGGAGGCCGGCGGACCCGATGCGCTGGCCGGGGACGACCCGTTCGTGATGCAGGCCGACGGGAAGGGCTGGCTGTACGTTCCGCGCGGACTGGTGGACGGGCCGTTGCCCACGCACTACGAACCGCAGGAGTCCCCGGTGGCCAACCCGCTCTACCCACAGCAGGCCAGCCCGGCGCGCCTGGTCTACCCCCACCCGGACAACTTGTCCGCGCCGAGCGCCGGCACCGACGGCAGCGAGATGTACCCGTACGTGTTCACCACCTACCGGCTCACCGAGCACCACACCGCCGGCGGGATGAGCCGGTGGTTGCCGTACCTGTCCGAGTTGCAGCCGGAGATGTTCTGCGAGGTGTCCCCGGAGCTGGCCGCCGAACGGGGCCTGAGCAACTACGGCTGGGCGACGATCGTCTCCGCCCGTGCTGCGATCGAGGCGCGAGTGCTGGTGACAGAGCGGGTGCGGCCGCTGAACCTGGGCGAGCGCACCGTGCACCAGATCGGGCTGCCCTACCACTGGGGGGTGGGGTCCGATGCCGGCGTCACCGGGGACGCCGCCAACGATCTGCTCGGCGTGACCCTGGACCCGAACGTGCTGATCCAGGAGTCCAAGGCCGGGTCCTGCGATATTCGCCCGGGCCGCCGGCCTCGCGGGCCGGCGCTGCTCGACCTGGTGGCCCGCTACCAACGGCACGCCGGGATCACCGAGGAGACTGGCAACGCGCACCTGACCGCCCCGAAGCAGGAGACGATCGAACCACCGCCGTCCGAGGACGACCCGACCAAGGAAGGCTGA
- a CDS encoding class I SAM-dependent methyltransferase, whose amino-acid sequence MAHAGHDWDAMYTAAEAPPWDIGEVQPALAAYLAHASIADPVLDAGCGTGELALLLAERGRRVLGFDFSEPAIAAARAKAQERGLALDLQVADAAQVRNLAIRPRTVLDSGLLHSLDEVAAAAYVGGLAAICEPGALVCVLAMSAEAGQGWGQTEASLRMRFAEPDWVSSAVDGIQISARWQGEDLSMPGFLLTTHRA is encoded by the coding sequence ATGGCACACGCAGGTCACGACTGGGACGCGATGTACACCGCCGCCGAGGCGCCGCCGTGGGATATCGGCGAGGTGCAGCCCGCGCTCGCGGCGTATCTCGCACACGCCTCGATCGCCGACCCGGTGCTGGACGCTGGCTGCGGTACTGGGGAACTGGCGCTGCTGCTGGCCGAACGGGGCCGCCGGGTGCTCGGGTTCGACTTCTCCGAACCGGCGATCGCCGCTGCCCGGGCCAAGGCGCAGGAGCGCGGCCTCGCCCTCGATCTCCAGGTCGCCGACGCCGCTCAGGTGCGGAACCTGGCGATCCGCCCGCGCACGGTGCTGGACTCCGGGCTGCTGCACAGTCTCGACGAGGTCGCTGCGGCGGCTTATGTCGGCGGGCTGGCAGCGATCTGCGAACCGGGGGCGCTGGTGTGCGTGCTGGCGATGTCGGCCGAGGCGGGTCAGGGCTGGGGGCAGACCGAGGCGAGCCTGCGGATGAGGTTCGCCGAACCGGACTGGGTGAGCTCCGCCGTCGACGGCATCCAGATCAGTGCCCGCTGGCAGGGTGAGGACCTGTCCATGCCTGGCTTCCTGCTCACCACCCACCGAGCGTAG
- a CDS encoding PadR family transcriptional regulator gives MSVPMALLALLDDGPAHGFDLKRRYDALLGHGRELKYGQVYATLQRLERDGLTAGVGVEAGSGADRKLYAVTPDGVSELDTWLVSAQPISGRPAELFTRVVLALASGRSATAVLDAHRRLFLDRMRELTAARHDGDAIDRLAGDYEIAHLEADLQWIELAAARLWPI, from the coding sequence ATGAGTGTACCGATGGCGCTGCTCGCCCTGCTCGACGACGGACCTGCCCACGGCTTCGACCTGAAACGCCGCTACGACGCCCTCCTCGGTCACGGCCGTGAGCTCAAGTACGGCCAGGTGTATGCGACCCTGCAACGGCTGGAGCGAGACGGGCTCACCGCCGGGGTCGGTGTGGAGGCAGGCTCCGGTGCGGACCGCAAGCTGTACGCCGTCACCCCGGACGGCGTCTCGGAGCTGGATACCTGGCTGGTCAGCGCGCAGCCGATCAGCGGGAGACCCGCCGAACTGTTCACCCGGGTGGTGCTCGCTCTGGCATCGGGACGGTCGGCCACAGCCGTGCTGGACGCGCACCGCAGGCTCTTCCTGGACCGTATGCGCGAACTCACCGCAGCCCGGCACGACGGTGACGCGATCGACCGCCTTGCCGGTGACTACGAGATCGCCCATCTGGAGGCCGACCTGCAGTGGATCGAGCTCGCCGCCGCCCGGTTGTGGCCGATCTGA
- a CDS encoding ABC transporter ATP-binding protein, giving the protein MSAPILAGRHLGHSYGAEPVLTDVSIGVEPGEVVAVMGPSGSGKSTLLHLLAGLLRPDSGEVYLAGERIDRLPEQARSRLRLRQMGFVFQFGDLIPELTIAENVELPLRLTGTRAGRARRRARLMLERLEIAAHADKRISEVSGGQAQRAAVARALVHSPAVVLADEPTGSLDTTAGELVLEALIGAARESETAVVLVTHELRVASWAARDVLLRDGRVVGDTPVAGSPAQPVLASAPGSPAADGSARAGRFSR; this is encoded by the coding sequence GTGAGCGCGCCGATCCTTGCCGGCCGGCACCTGGGCCACTCCTACGGAGCCGAGCCGGTGCTGACCGACGTGAGCATCGGCGTCGAGCCCGGCGAGGTAGTGGCAGTGATGGGCCCCTCCGGCTCCGGGAAGTCCACGTTGCTGCACCTGCTTGCCGGCCTGCTTCGCCCGGACTCGGGGGAGGTGTACCTGGCCGGGGAGCGGATCGACCGGCTGCCGGAGCAGGCCCGCTCCCGGCTCCGGCTGCGGCAGATGGGCTTCGTGTTCCAGTTCGGTGACCTGATCCCGGAGCTGACCATCGCCGAGAACGTCGAGTTGCCGCTGCGGCTCACCGGCACTCGTGCGGGCCGGGCTCGACGGCGCGCGAGGTTGATGCTGGAACGGCTCGAGATCGCGGCGCACGCGGACAAACGGATCAGCGAGGTGTCCGGTGGGCAGGCGCAGCGGGCGGCGGTGGCCCGAGCGCTCGTGCACTCTCCGGCAGTGGTGCTCGCCGACGAACCGACCGGCTCGCTGGACACCACGGCGGGCGAACTGGTGCTGGAGGCACTGATCGGGGCGGCGCGGGAGAGCGAGACCGCGGTGGTGCTGGTCACCCACGAGCTGCGGGTCGCTTCCTGGGCGGCGCGAGACGTGTTGCTGCGCGACGGCCGAGTGGTCGGCGATACGCCGGTGGCCGGCTCCCCGGCCCAGCCCGTCCTCGCGAGTGCTCCAGGTAGTCCTGCTGCAGATGGGTCGGCACGAGCGGGCAGGTTCAGCCGATGA